A window of the Arachis duranensis cultivar V14167 chromosome 5, aradu.V14167.gnm2.J7QH, whole genome shotgun sequence genome harbors these coding sequences:
- the LOC107490285 gene encoding protein NUCLEOLAR FACTOR 1 isoform X2, which translates to MNVNILQTDPPTSNLKRKRQKVKRDERKKEAELPARRKWKDDHDDEEDFNDDSPRNSDAERMLQDSDDNDSQSTGSETEYDAEFSQSDEEDVGIDGQPNYEDSVHLSSFNLHLEHNLTKEEIDNQKGSKFIWEVPAIGMSSCKWIGTGENILKDLNSNSFDGLIPRLYEHWMDVYKTSGGKDLNSSMQKIFFSLCSRYRDILHCNKKPFYVKGLEDTSIMDAYIMHSLNHVFKTRDCVKKNDAKLSRAGESAGSDKFRDQGFTRPKVLILLPMASIVYRVVKRLIQLTPSAHKVNVEHMDRFLTKFGSEEGNDENDHDSENKKPQKASKPSDYEVLFGGNNEDDFMIGIKFTRKTIKLFSDFHTSDIIVASALSLVNKIEEAGSNKEKDVDFLSSIEVLIIDHADVIAMQNWYHVHTVIDHLNRLPSKQPGTDVMRIRPWYLDDNARFYRQTIVLGFYSNPDINASFNHQCCNYEGKVKLVCDYKGVLHKVLPEIRQIYERFHVDSIVDADDARFDYFVKKVFPRIKDSDQGGIMIFISSYFEFIRIRNFLKSQNASFCLLGEYTTQSDISRARNWFNEGKRKIMLYTERSHFYHRYKIRGVQNLIMYSLPERKEFFPEILNMLDGSASMACTLMFSSLDKFRLDRIIGTNKAKRMVTAEKSVFVFCH; encoded by the exons ATGAATGTGAATATTCTGCAGACTGATCCTCCTACTTCTAACCTTAAAAG GAAAAGGCAAAAAGTTAAACGTGACGAAAGGAAGAAAGAGGCAGAGCTCCCTGCGCGTCGGAAGTGGAAGGATGAccatgatgatgaagaag ATTTTAATGATGATTCTCCTAGAAACAGTGATGCGGAAAGGATGTTGCAAGATTCAGATGACAATGATTCTCAATCAACAGGCTCTGAGACTGAATATGATGCTGAGTTTTCTCAGTCAGATGAAGAGGATGTTGGAATTGATGGTCAACCAAATTATGAGGATTCAGTGCACTTAAg TTCTTTTAACCTACATTTGGAACATAATTTAACAAAAGAAGAGATAGACAACCAAAAGGGTTCCAAATTTATATGGGAGGTACCAGCCATTGGCATGTCGAGTTGCAAATGGATAGGAACtggagaaaatattttgaag GATTTGAACTCCAATTCTTTCGATGGTCTGATACCAAGGTTGTATGAGCACTGGATGGATGTCTACAAGACATCTGGGGGCAAGGATTTGAATTCATCTATGCAGAAGATATTTTTCTCCCTTT GCAGCAGATACCGGGATATACTTCACTGTAATAAGAAACCATTCTATGTCAAAGGTCTCGAAGATACAAGCATCATGGATGCATACATAATGCATTCT CTCAATCATGTGTTCAAAACTAGAGATTGTGTGAAAAAGAATGATGCAAAATTATCCAGAGCTGGAGAGAGTGCTGGTAGTGACAAATTCCGAGATCAAGGTTTTACTCGTCCAAAG gttttaattttattgccAATGGCAAGCATCGTGTATCGTGTTGTGAAGAGGCTTATACAACTTACACCTTCAGCTCACAAG GTTAATGTTGAGCATATGGATcgttttttaactaaatttggAAGTGAAGAGGGCAATGACGAAAATGACCATGATtctgaaaataaaaaacctCAAAAAGCATCCAAACCATCTGACTATGAAGTACTTTTTGGTGGCAATAATGAGGACGATTTTATGATCGGCATCAAATTTACTAG GAAGACAATTAAGTTGTTCAGCGATTTCCATACCTCAGACATCATTGTTGCTTCAGCTCTTTCCTTGGTTAAT AAAATTGAAGAGGCCGGGAGTAACAAGGAAAAAGATGTAGATTTTCTTTCATCGATCGAG GTGCTGATTATTGATCATGCTGATGTAATAGCAATGCAG AATTGGTATCATGTACATACAGTTATTGACCACTTGAACCGTTTACCATCGAAGCAGCCTGGAACTGATGTTATGCGCATTAGACCATG gtATCTTGATGATAATGCCAGATTTTACAGGCAAACAATTGTTCTGGGGTTTTATTCAAATCCAG ATATAAATGCTTCATTCAATCATCAGTGCTGTAATTATGAAGGGAAG GTGAAGCTGGTTTGTGATTATAAAGGTGTTTTACACAAAGTTCTTCCCGAAATAAGACAA ATCTATGAACGATTTCATGTAGATTCAATAGTAGATGCTGATGATGCTCgctttgattattttgttaagAAG GTTTTCCCACGGATCAAAGATTCTGATCAG GGAGGCATTATGATATTTATCAGTTCTTACTTTGAATTTATTCGAATCCGAAATTTTTTGAAGTCACAGAATGCTTCATTTTGTCTTCTTGGGGA GTATACGACCCAAAGTGACATTTCTCGTGCACGTAATTGGTTCAATGAAGGAAAAAGGAAGATCATGCTTTACACAGAGAGGTCTCACTTCTACCACCGATACAAG ATTCGTGGAGTTCAGAACTTAATCATGTATTCACTACCAGAAAGGAAGGAGTTTTTCCCTGAG ATTCTGAATATGCTTGATGGGTCTGCCAGTATGGCATGCACTCTTATGTTTTCTTCCCTTGACAAGTTTCGG CTGGACAGAATTATTGGGACTAATAAAGCAAAAAGGATGGTGACTGCGGAGAAATCTGTATTTGTCTTTTGCCATTAG
- the LOC107490285 gene encoding protein NUCLEOLAR FACTOR 1 isoform X1, producing MKMTQRADAGKKKKSSKQNPNNMNVNILQTDPPTSNLKRKRQKVKRDERKKEAELPARRKWKDDHDDEEDFNDDSPRNSDAERMLQDSDDNDSQSTGSETEYDAEFSQSDEEDVGIDGQPNYEDSVHLSSFNLHLEHNLTKEEIDNQKGSKFIWEVPAIGMSSCKWIGTGENILKDLNSNSFDGLIPRLYEHWMDVYKTSGGKDLNSSMQKIFFSLCSRYRDILHCNKKPFYVKGLEDTSIMDAYIMHSLNHVFKTRDCVKKNDAKLSRAGESAGSDKFRDQGFTRPKVLILLPMASIVYRVVKRLIQLTPSAHKVNVEHMDRFLTKFGSEEGNDENDHDSENKKPQKASKPSDYEVLFGGNNEDDFMIGIKFTRKTIKLFSDFHTSDIIVASALSLVNKIEEAGSNKEKDVDFLSSIEVLIIDHADVIAMQNWYHVHTVIDHLNRLPSKQPGTDVMRIRPWYLDDNARFYRQTIVLGFYSNPDINASFNHQCCNYEGKVKLVCDYKGVLHKVLPEIRQIYERFHVDSIVDADDARFDYFVKKVFPRIKDSDQGGIMIFISSYFEFIRIRNFLKSQNASFCLLGEYTTQSDISRARNWFNEGKRKIMLYTERSHFYHRYKIRGVQNLIMYSLPERKEFFPEILNMLDGSASMACTLMFSSLDKFRLDRIIGTNKAKRMVTAEKSVFVFCH from the exons ATGAAGATGACGCAGAGAGCTGACGCTG ggaagaagaagaagtcatCCAAACAGAACCCCAATAATATGAATGTGAATATTCTGCAGACTGATCCTCCTACTTCTAACCTTAAAAG GAAAAGGCAAAAAGTTAAACGTGACGAAAGGAAGAAAGAGGCAGAGCTCCCTGCGCGTCGGAAGTGGAAGGATGAccatgatgatgaagaag ATTTTAATGATGATTCTCCTAGAAACAGTGATGCGGAAAGGATGTTGCAAGATTCAGATGACAATGATTCTCAATCAACAGGCTCTGAGACTGAATATGATGCTGAGTTTTCTCAGTCAGATGAAGAGGATGTTGGAATTGATGGTCAACCAAATTATGAGGATTCAGTGCACTTAAg TTCTTTTAACCTACATTTGGAACATAATTTAACAAAAGAAGAGATAGACAACCAAAAGGGTTCCAAATTTATATGGGAGGTACCAGCCATTGGCATGTCGAGTTGCAAATGGATAGGAACtggagaaaatattttgaag GATTTGAACTCCAATTCTTTCGATGGTCTGATACCAAGGTTGTATGAGCACTGGATGGATGTCTACAAGACATCTGGGGGCAAGGATTTGAATTCATCTATGCAGAAGATATTTTTCTCCCTTT GCAGCAGATACCGGGATATACTTCACTGTAATAAGAAACCATTCTATGTCAAAGGTCTCGAAGATACAAGCATCATGGATGCATACATAATGCATTCT CTCAATCATGTGTTCAAAACTAGAGATTGTGTGAAAAAGAATGATGCAAAATTATCCAGAGCTGGAGAGAGTGCTGGTAGTGACAAATTCCGAGATCAAGGTTTTACTCGTCCAAAG gttttaattttattgccAATGGCAAGCATCGTGTATCGTGTTGTGAAGAGGCTTATACAACTTACACCTTCAGCTCACAAG GTTAATGTTGAGCATATGGATcgttttttaactaaatttggAAGTGAAGAGGGCAATGACGAAAATGACCATGATtctgaaaataaaaaacctCAAAAAGCATCCAAACCATCTGACTATGAAGTACTTTTTGGTGGCAATAATGAGGACGATTTTATGATCGGCATCAAATTTACTAG GAAGACAATTAAGTTGTTCAGCGATTTCCATACCTCAGACATCATTGTTGCTTCAGCTCTTTCCTTGGTTAAT AAAATTGAAGAGGCCGGGAGTAACAAGGAAAAAGATGTAGATTTTCTTTCATCGATCGAG GTGCTGATTATTGATCATGCTGATGTAATAGCAATGCAG AATTGGTATCATGTACATACAGTTATTGACCACTTGAACCGTTTACCATCGAAGCAGCCTGGAACTGATGTTATGCGCATTAGACCATG gtATCTTGATGATAATGCCAGATTTTACAGGCAAACAATTGTTCTGGGGTTTTATTCAAATCCAG ATATAAATGCTTCATTCAATCATCAGTGCTGTAATTATGAAGGGAAG GTGAAGCTGGTTTGTGATTATAAAGGTGTTTTACACAAAGTTCTTCCCGAAATAAGACAA ATCTATGAACGATTTCATGTAGATTCAATAGTAGATGCTGATGATGCTCgctttgattattttgttaagAAG GTTTTCCCACGGATCAAAGATTCTGATCAG GGAGGCATTATGATATTTATCAGTTCTTACTTTGAATTTATTCGAATCCGAAATTTTTTGAAGTCACAGAATGCTTCATTTTGTCTTCTTGGGGA GTATACGACCCAAAGTGACATTTCTCGTGCACGTAATTGGTTCAATGAAGGAAAAAGGAAGATCATGCTTTACACAGAGAGGTCTCACTTCTACCACCGATACAAG ATTCGTGGAGTTCAGAACTTAATCATGTATTCACTACCAGAAAGGAAGGAGTTTTTCCCTGAG ATTCTGAATATGCTTGATGGGTCTGCCAGTATGGCATGCACTCTTATGTTTTCTTCCCTTGACAAGTTTCGG CTGGACAGAATTATTGGGACTAATAAAGCAAAAAGGATGGTGACTGCGGAGAAATCTGTATTTGTCTTTTGCCATTAG